A single region of the bacterium genome encodes:
- a CDS encoding tyrosine-type recombinase/integrase has translation MEQSQKPILDYFQDFLDWLEIEKGLSSKSQENYARFIKRFFEWLKKNNLEKLKPHDLTSEHIWKYRVFLSRQFLPKSKLPLKKSTQNYYLIALRSLLKYFADRDIASLPTEKIKLAKDKGERLVKFLTKEQLERLFSCPDITTPQGLRDRAIIESFFSTGMRIAELVALNREQIKFNTGEKELEIVIVGKGNRPRTVYFSHRALDWLKKYLDSRQDKEKALFVRFAGKKDAPLRLTPRYIEKSVKRYSIAAGIPPSTTPHVLRHSFATDLLNKGVDLRIIQEFLGHKSITATQIYAHVTSKRLREIHEKFHSGNELKS, from the coding sequence ATGGAACAGAGTCAAAAACCTATTTTAGATTATTTCCAAGATTTCTTGGATTGGCTAGAAATTGAGAAAGGTTTATCTTCTAAATCTCAAGAAAACTACGCAAGATTTATCAAGAGATTTTTTGAATGGTTGAAGAAAAATAACTTAGAAAAACTGAAACCGCACGATTTAACCTCCGAACACATCTGGAAGTACAGAGTTTTTTTGTCTAGGCAGTTCTTACCAAAATCCAAGCTACCCTTGAAGAAATCTACCCAAAACTATTACCTTATAGCCCTGCGGTCTTTATTAAAGTATTTTGCTGACCGTGACATTGCTTCTCTGCCGACAGAAAAGATAAAATTAGCTAAAGATAAAGGTGAACGGCTGGTAAAGTTTTTGACCAAGGAGCAGTTAGAGAGATTGTTCTCTTGCCCGGATATTACGACTCCTCAGGGCTTGCGCGATCGGGCGATCATTGAATCGTTCTTTTCTACAGGAATGCGGATTGCCGAGCTGGTAGCGCTCAACCGAGAACAAATTAAATTCAATACCGGCGAGAAAGAACTGGAAATTGTAATCGTTGGAAAAGGTAACCGTCCAAGAACTGTTTATTTTTCTCACAGAGCCCTCGATTGGCTTAAGAAGTATTTGGATAGTCGCCAGGACAAAGAAAAGGCGTTATTCGTGCGTTTTGCCGGCAAGAAAGACGCTCCCTTAAGATTGACCCCCAGATATATTGAGAAATCAGTTAAGAGGTATTCGATAGCGGCGGGCATTCCCCCATCAACTACTCCCCATGTTTTGCGTCACAGCTTCGCGACAGATTTACTTAACAAAGGAGTAGATTTAAGAATAATACAAGAATTTCTAGGGCATAAAAGCATTACCGCTACCCAGATTTATGCGCACGTCACTTCTAAGAGATTAAGAGAGATCCATGAAAAATTCCACAGCGGTAATGAATTAAAATCTTAA
- a CDS encoding glycosyltransferase family 39 protein — translation MTNRLTNIAAVSLLVFVFAMAVFSMRNDSLTMDELAHLPAGYSYLTQKDMRLNPEHPPLVKDLAAFPLLFIKDINFPSDIQSWKDDVNGQWAFGNKFLFWSGNPTEEMIFWGRLPMVFILLLLGFYVFKWARELYGNNIALLALFLFSFSPTLLAHGRLVTTDIGAALGITAAAYYFLKFLKESSKKNLLIAGLVLGLALLTKFSTILLLPFLGFLLLIWLGVNFQSLPQFLKSFIVYGLKFLVILVVASAVIWLVYYYHVFNYPPDRQANDMEYILGFSSFQGLRQALPNLSYNPVLRPIAQYLFGLIMVFQRGVGGNTTYFLGEVSNIAWKTYFPIVYLIKEPLAFFILAIFGILAATYLMKKPFWQDFWTRLKSWVKSYFVEFSFLAFIGLYWLMSLTGNLNIGVRHLLPIFPFMILLASRLTALWIKPPYLKAKMLFLGALLCWQAVSVVNTYPSFLAYFNELAGGPNQGYVYVTDSNLDWGQDLKRLNQWLEKNKIPKIYVDYFGGSDARFYLGDKYLQWWSARQPAEMTETPYLAVSATFLQSERGLPSKGFSQPTGRYLWLDDYQPVAKAGYSIFVYKRSLKTTF, via the coding sequence ATGACAAATCGCTTAACCAATATTGCCGCCGTATCTTTGCTGGTTTTTGTCTTTGCCATGGCTGTTTTCAGCATGAGGAATGACTCTTTGACTATGGATGAACTTGCCCATTTGCCGGCAGGCTATTCTTATCTGACGCAAAAGGACATGCGGCTCAACCCCGAACACCCGCCTCTGGTCAAGGATTTGGCCGCTTTCCCCCTGCTTTTCATCAAAGATATCAATTTTCCCTCCGACATCCAATCCTGGAAAGACGATGTTAACGGCCAGTGGGCATTCGGCAACAAATTCCTTTTCTGGTCGGGCAACCCCACAGAAGAAATGATCTTTTGGGGAAGACTGCCGATGGTTTTCATCCTTTTGCTCCTAGGGTTTTATGTTTTCAAGTGGGCGAGGGAGCTTTACGGGAACAATATCGCTTTGCTGGCTCTTTTCCTTTTTTCCTTCTCCCCCACTCTTTTGGCGCACGGCCGGCTGGTGACCACCGACATCGGCGCCGCCCTCGGCATCACCGCCGCCGCCTACTATTTCCTTAAGTTCTTAAAAGAATCTTCAAAGAAGAACTTGCTGATTGCCGGTTTGGTTTTGGGCCTGGCTCTATTGACTAAGTTTTCAACTATTTTACTTTTGCCTTTTCTGGGTTTCCTTTTACTGATCTGGCTGGGCGTTAATTTTCAATCCCTGCCCCAATTTCTCAAATCATTTATCGTTTACGGCTTAAAGTTTCTGGTCATTCTGGTTGTTGCTTCGGCCGTAATCTGGCTGGTTTATTATTACCATGTTTTCAATTACCCGCCCGATCGCCAGGCCAATGATATGGAGTATATTTTGGGCTTCAGTTCTTTTCAGGGTTTGCGTCAGGCTTTACCCAATCTATCCTATAATCCTGTCTTGAGGCCTATAGCCCAGTACCTTTTTGGCTTGATTATGGTTTTTCAGCGCGGGGTGGGCGGAAACACCACTTATTTTCTCGGCGAGGTTTCAAATATTGCCTGGAAAACCTATTTTCCTATAGTTTACTTAATCAAAGAACCTTTAGCCTTCTTTATTTTAGCGATTTTTGGGATTTTAGCGGCAACCTATCTTATGAAAAAACCTTTTTGGCAAGATTTCTGGACTAGATTAAAGAGCTGGGTTAAAAGCTATTTTGTTGAGTTTTCTTTTCTTGCCTTTATCGGTCTTTACTGGCTGATGAGTCTGACGGGAAATTTAAATATCGGAGTCCGCCATCTTTTGCCCATATTTCCGTTTATGATTCTGCTGGCAAGCCGGCTGACAGCTTTGTGGATAAAGCCGCCTTATCTTAAAGCCAAGATGCTTTTCTTAGGAGCTCTTCTTTGTTGGCAGGCAGTTTCCGTGGTCAATACTTATCCGTCTTTCCTGGCCTATTTCAATGAATTGGCCGGCGGGCCCAATCAAGGATATGTTTATGTCACCGATTCTAATCTGGACTGGGGCCAGGATTTAAAAAGGCTGAATCAGTGGCTCGAGAAAAACAAAATCCCCAAAATCTATGTTGACTATTTTGGCGGGTCAGACGCTAGGTTCTATCTGGGCGACAAGTATTTGCAGTGGTGGAGCGCGAGACAGCCGGCGGAAATGACTGAAACTCCGTATCTGGCGGTTTCCGCCACCTTTTTACAGAGCGAGCGCGGCTTGCCCTCCAAGGGTTTTAGCCAGCCGACTGGCCGCTATTTGTGGCTTGATGATTACCAGCCGGTTGCCAAAGCCGGCTACTCAATCTTCGTCTATAAGCGAAGCTTGAAAACTACGTTTTAA
- a CDS encoding serine protease yields the protein MKIPKIIEQNKNSIILLEILIPKENNQVTFSIRGTGFIVSKDGKFITCAHVYKEIPENERQYLGTKVPTKTDEKGIMHYSRYPIEVLKTDEENDIILMKIVSDGKTEFSPIQSIGDSEKVQEGEEAVFLGYPLATELINIGFGITMTANRCIVSSVKKRLADGSLHFFIIDTHTNNGSSGSPVFSVEDGKVIGIVSGKISAKIPIPDGKTADIPANMGICRPSKYIIDLIK from the coding sequence ATGAAAATACCTAAAATTATCGAACAAAATAAAAACTCGATAATTCTTTTGGAGATTTTAATCCCAAAAGAAAACAATCAAGTGACTTTTAGTATCAGAGGAACTGGTTTCATTGTTTCCAAAGACGGAAAGTTCATAACCTGCGCTCATGTTTATAAAGAGATTCCAGAAAACGAAAGGCAGTATTTAGGAACAAAGGTTCCTACCAAAACAGATGAAAAGGGAATTATGCATTACAGCAGATACCCGATAGAGGTTCTGAAAACCGATGAAGAAAATGACATTATTCTGATGAAAATCGTCTCCGATGGGAAAACAGAATTTTCGCCGATCCAGTCAATCGGAGATTCAGAAAAAGTCCAAGAAGGGGAAGAAGCTGTTTTCTTGGGATATCCTTTGGCAACAGAACTGATAAATATCGGGTTTGGCATTACAATGACTGCGAATCGTTGTATAGTCAGCTCGGTAAAAAAGAGATTAGCGGATGGATCATTGCACTTCTTTATTATAGATACCCATACCAATAATGGTTCCAGTGGCTCACCGGTTTTTTCCGTCGAAGACGGCAAGGTTATCGGCATTGTCAGCGGAAAGATTTCAGCAAAAATCCCGATACCAGACGGGAAAACAGCAGATATTCCGGCAAATATGGGAATCTGCCGGCCATCAAAATATATCATTGATTTAATTAAATAA
- a CDS encoding 50S ribosomal protein L27, whose product MAKTKSGGSSRLGRSSRPKYLGIKVNNNQSVRPGMVIVRQRGTSFKAGENVKRGGDDTLYAHKAGVVKFVSKKVTKFDGSRKLIKVVSVVDQKK is encoded by the coding sequence ATGGCAAAAACCAAATCAGGAGGCTCATCAAGGCTGGGAAGATCTTCTCGGCCCAAATATTTAGGCATTAAAGTCAACAACAACCAGAGCGTTAGGCCGGGGATGGTTATTGTTAGGCAAAGAGGAACCAGTTTTAAGGCCGGCGAGAATGTCAAGCGCGGCGGCGACGATACCCTTTACGCTCACAAGGCGGGAGTGGTTAAGTTTGTATCAAAGAAAGTCACAAAGTTTGACGGTTCCCGTAAACTGATCAAGGTTGTCAGCGTCGTCGATCAAAAAAAGTAA
- a CDS encoding S41 family peptidase, which produces MEIKGSKKLLKLVAVILLLCLGTGLGFYFGQKQAEKRIINGIFNQGAGQDVKNLDFRLFWDAWQALKENFIDETKFDSQKMLYGAISGMVQSLDDPYTIFMDPEESKKFSEDVSGKFEGVGMKIGQKKGQLQIIAPLEGTPAQRAGLRAGDSIVKIDDVFTIGMSVDEAVSRIRGDKGTTVTLTIFRDGWNNAKDFKLTRDVVEVPSLKWEAKDDNIAYIELYQFSEKASADFRKAALEILRSPAKRIVLDLRNNPGGYLEVAQNIASFFLKKDSLVAIEDFGEKREPKKYLATGNDIFSNLPLVVLINQGSASASEILAGALRDNRKIKLIGETSFGKGSVQQIENLEGGSSLKITVAKWLTPSGQSISDHGLTPDIQVEITDEDYENDKDPQLDKALEILKELK; this is translated from the coding sequence ATGGAAATAAAAGGTTCCAAAAAACTACTGAAACTAGTTGCCGTAATTCTTTTACTTTGCCTTGGTACCGGCCTTGGATTTTATTTTGGCCAGAAACAGGCCGAGAAAAGGATTATCAACGGCATTTTCAACCAGGGAGCCGGCCAAGACGTCAAAAACCTTGACTTCAGGCTATTCTGGGACGCCTGGCAAGCCTTAAAAGAAAACTTCATCGATGAAACTAAATTCGACAGCCAGAAAATGCTCTACGGAGCCATTTCCGGCATGGTCCAGTCTCTTGACGATCCCTATACCATTTTCATGGATCCCGAGGAAAGTAAAAAGTTTTCGGAAGACGTCTCCGGAAAATTCGAAGGAGTAGGGATGAAAATCGGCCAGAAAAAAGGGCAGCTCCAGATCATCGCCCCCTTGGAAGGAACTCCTGCCCAGAGAGCCGGATTGAGGGCAGGGGATAGCATTGTCAAAATCGATGACGTCTTTACCATCGGCATGTCCGTTGACGAGGCCGTCAGCAGAATCCGCGGCGACAAAGGCACTACCGTCACCCTGACTATCTTCAGAGACGGCTGGAACAACGCTAAAGACTTCAAGCTGACTCGGGACGTCGTCGAAGTGCCGTCTCTGAAATGGGAGGCCAAAGACGACAATATCGCCTACATCGAACTCTACCAGTTCTCGGAAAAGGCCAGCGCCGACTTCAGAAAAGCCGCTCTGGAAATCTTGAGATCGCCGGCCAAGAGAATAGTTCTCGACTTGAGGAATAACCCCGGAGGTTATCTCGAAGTTGCCCAGAACATTGCCAGCTTTTTCCTGAAAAAAGATTCCCTGGTGGCGATCGAGGATTTCGGTGAAAAAAGAGAGCCGAAGAAATATCTGGCTACCGGCAACGACATCTTCTCCAACCTGCCATTAGTGGTTTTGATCAACCAAGGATCGGCTTCAGCCAGTGAGATTCTGGCCGGCGCCTTGAGAGACAACCGTAAAATTAAGCTCATAGGGGAAACCTCATTTGGCAAAGGCTCTGTCCAGCAAATAGAAAACCTTGAAGGGGGATCTTCTTTAAAGATCACTGTTGCCAAGTGGCTGACACCCAGCGGCCAGTCTATTTCAGATCACGGTTTGACCCCCGACATTCAGGTCGAAATCACCGACGAGGATTACGAGAATGACAAAGACCCTCAGCTCGACAAAGCTCTTGAAATCTTGAAAGAACTCAAGTAG
- the dnaK gene encoding molecular chaperone DnaK, which yields MAKILGIDLGTTFSAMAIVEAGEPKIIENKEGARITPSVVSLTKANERLVGILAKRQAVSNPKNTIYSIKRLMGRKYSDPEVQRDKKILPYEIRESADGGVEIKMGEKWHKPPEISAIILQKLKQDAEAKLGEKITDAIITCPAYFDDSQRKATKVAGEIAGFSVKRVINEPTAAALAYGLTQKKDQQIVVYDFGGGTFDISVLDITADTVEVKATGGDTHLGGDDFDQKIIEWLVDNFKKDQGIDLSKDALAVQRLKEAAEKAKIELSSSMETEINLPFITSDSSGPRHFFYKFSRAQLENLVGSYIDKSIELVKQTLKEAGKEPKDIEEIVLVGGQTRMPAMKEAVKRFFGKDPNESINPDEVVAIGAAIQAGILQGEVRDVLLLDVTPLSLGIETLGQVNTVLIAKNTTVPTAKTQVFSTAADNQTSVEIHVLQGERPMAYSNKSLGRFILDGIPPSPRGLPQVEVTFDIDANGILNVTAKDKATGKSQSVRIEGSTGLSKEEVERMKREAELHADEDRKKQEFIEAKNLADNLIYATEKTLRDLAEKVPADIKKECEEKIEALKKTKEGDNLEDIKVKTQDLSQAAQKIGEQLYRQQQGQTGSEGQQKPPEQGPEAQEGEYKEK from the coding sequence ATGGCAAAGATATTAGGTATCGATTTAGGAACAACTTTCTCGGCGATGGCAATTGTCGAAGCCGGGGAGCCGAAAATCATCGAGAATAAAGAAGGAGCGAGAATCACTCCTTCGGTAGTTTCCCTGACAAAGGCTAATGAAAGGCTGGTCGGAATCCTAGCCAAAAGGCAAGCCGTTTCCAATCCCAAAAACACCATTTACTCGATTAAAAGGCTGATGGGCAGGAAATACTCGGATCCCGAAGTCCAGCGGGACAAAAAAATCCTGCCTTACGAGATCAGGGAATCTGCAGACGGAGGCGTCGAAATTAAAATGGGAGAAAAATGGCACAAACCGCCGGAAATCTCGGCCATCATTCTTCAGAAGCTGAAACAAGATGCTGAAGCCAAATTAGGCGAAAAAATTACCGATGCCATTATTACCTGCCCGGCCTATTTTGACGACTCCCAAAGAAAAGCGACTAAGGTGGCTGGAGAAATCGCCGGTTTTTCCGTCAAAAGAGTCATTAACGAGCCGACGGCCGCGGCCCTGGCTTACGGCCTGACGCAAAAGAAAGACCAGCAGATCGTTGTTTATGACTTTGGCGGCGGCACTTTTGACATCTCGGTTCTCGACATCACCGCAGACACGGTTGAGGTGAAGGCGACCGGCGGCGACACCCACTTGGGAGGAGACGACTTTGACCAGAAAATAATTGAGTGGCTGGTAGACAACTTTAAAAAAGACCAGGGCATAGACCTGTCAAAAGACGCCCTGGCCGTTCAAAGGCTGAAAGAAGCGGCGGAAAAAGCCAAGATCGAGCTTTCTTCAAGCATGGAAACGGAAATAAATCTGCCCTTTATCACTTCCGACTCTTCAGGCCCAAGGCATTTTTTCTACAAATTCAGCCGGGCCCAATTGGAAAATTTGGTCGGAAGTTATATCGACAAATCGATCGAGCTGGTAAAACAGACTCTGAAAGAGGCTGGCAAAGAGCCGAAAGACATTGAAGAGATAGTTTTGGTCGGCGGTCAGACCAGAATGCCAGCCATGAAAGAAGCCGTCAAAAGGTTTTTCGGCAAGGATCCGAACGAATCCATTAATCCGGATGAAGTTGTCGCCATCGGCGCCGCTATCCAAGCCGGAATCTTGCAAGGAGAAGTCAGAGACGTCTTGCTTTTGGATGTCACCCCTCTGTCTTTGGGTATTGAAACTCTGGGGCAGGTGAACACCGTTCTTATCGCCAAGAATACGACCGTTCCCACCGCCAAAACCCAGGTTTTCTCGACTGCGGCCGACAACCAGACCTCGGTCGAAATCCACGTCCTGCAAGGAGAAAGGCCGATGGCTTACAGCAACAAATCTCTCGGCAGATTTATTTTAGACGGCATCCCGCCTTCTCCTCGAGGCCTGCCCCAGGTTGAAGTCACTTTTGACATCGATGCCAACGGCATCCTTAACGTCACCGCCAAAGACAAAGCCACCGGCAAAAGTCAGTCTGTCAGAATTGAAGGCTCAACCGGACTCTCTAAAGAAGAAGTGGAAAGGATGAAAAGAGAAGCCGAGCTTCACGCCGACGAAGATAGGAAAAAACAAGAGTTTATTGAGGCAAAGAACCTGGCCGACAATCTGATTTACGCTACCGAAAAAACTCTGCGCGATTTAGCTGAAAAAGTGCCGGCAGACATTAAAAAAGAATGTGAAGAAAAAATTGAAGCCCTTAAAAAGACAAAAGAAGGGGATAATCTTGAAGATATCAAGGTAAAAACCCAAGATCTGTCCCAGGCGGCCCAGAAAATCGGCGAGCAGTTATACCGCCAGCAGCAAGGACAAACGGGCTCAGAGGGCCAGCAAAAACCGCCCGAGCAAGGTCCGGAAGCCCAAGAAGGGGAGTACAAGGAAAAATAA
- the dnaJ gene encoding molecular chaperone DnaJ, with the protein MKDYYQILGVKKDANADEIKRAYHKLAHQHHPDKGGDEQKFKEISEAYQVLSDRGKRAQYDQFGQAFPGGGPRGPDFNWSWGRPGAAPDGEGFEFDFGDLGDVFEEFFGFGGPSRRKEAKKGRDIEIGLEIALEETLRAQEKEISLEKFVRCQRCRGSGGEPGSGIKECFSCRGTGEVQQIKRSFLGAFTSFVTCPECRGEGQKPEKPCNVCKGEGRIKGIDNFKVFIPAGVDQNQIIKVEGAGDPGKRGNRPGDLYLRIFLKPHRVFKRKGDDLFMNLPLAFSQLALGGQIEIADLAGNKFILNIPSGSEPGKMLRLTGKGIPHFQGRGQGNLYIELVLKVPKKLNQKQKELLEQLKEEGI; encoded by the coding sequence ATGAAGGACTACTACCAGATTCTGGGAGTCAAAAAAGACGCCAACGCCGACGAAATCAAGCGGGCTTACCATAAGCTGGCTCATCAGCACCATCCCGATAAAGGCGGCGACGAACAAAAATTCAAAGAAATCAGCGAGGCTTATCAGGTGCTCTCCGATAGAGGCAAACGGGCCCAATACGATCAGTTCGGGCAGGCTTTCCCGGGCGGCGGACCTAGAGGACCAGATTTCAACTGGTCCTGGGGCAGACCGGGAGCAGCGCCTGATGGCGAAGGATTTGAATTCGATTTTGGGGATCTGGGTGATGTTTTCGAGGAGTTTTTCGGTTTCGGCGGCCCCAGCAGAAGAAAGGAAGCAAAAAAAGGCAGGGATATCGAAATCGGCTTAGAAATCGCCCTCGAGGAAACCCTGAGAGCTCAAGAAAAAGAAATCTCTCTGGAAAAATTCGTCAGATGCCAGAGATGCCGAGGAAGCGGGGGAGAGCCGGGATCTGGAATAAAAGAATGTTTTTCTTGCCGAGGCACCGGCGAAGTTCAGCAAATTAAGAGAAGCTTCCTGGGGGCCTTTACCAGTTTTGTTACCTGCCCCGAATGCAGGGGCGAAGGCCAAAAGCCGGAAAAGCCTTGCAATGTCTGCAAAGGCGAAGGCAGAATAAAAGGGATCGACAATTTCAAGGTTTTCATTCCGGCCGGGGTTGACCAAAATCAGATAATCAAAGTTGAGGGAGCCGGAGACCCGGGAAAAAGGGGAAACCGGCCGGGAGATCTGTACTTGAGGATTTTTCTCAAACCCCACCGCGTTTTCAAAAGAAAAGGAGACGACCTTTTTATGAACCTGCCCTTGGCTTTTTCTCAACTTGCCCTTGGCGGCCAAATTGAGATTGCCGACCTGGCAGGTAATAAGTTCATCTTAAACATTCCTTCTGGATCAGAACCGGGAAAAATGCTAAGATTGACGGGTAAAGGCATCCCTCATTTTCAGGGACGCGGACAGGGAAATTTGTATATCGAGTTAGTTCTTAAAGTTCCCAAAAAACTAAACCAGAAGCAAAAGGAGTTGTTGGAGCAACTTAAGGAGGAGGGTATTTAA
- a CDS encoding nucleotide exchange factor GrpE, whose product MTSEINKEIKKEEAPPAEDLKKLLEDCQKQRNEYLAGWQRARADFLNYKKEEVERFKEIINFAGEEMILKILPLLDNFYLAEKNLPEDLKENQYVQGLLQIKAQFEDLLRSHEVELIESLGKKFDPQFHEVVEEIQDKSKEPGTIVEETQKGYLIQGQLLRPAKVKVSNNTLKNENT is encoded by the coding sequence ATGACTTCTGAGATAAACAAAGAAATTAAAAAAGAGGAGGCGCCGCCAGCAGAGGATTTAAAAAAACTGCTTGAAGATTGCCAAAAGCAGAGAAACGAGTATTTGGCCGGCTGGCAAAGGGCCAGAGCCGATTTCTTAAATTACAAGAAAGAAGAGGTTGAAAGGTTTAAAGAGATTATTAACTTTGCCGGCGAGGAAATGATTTTAAAAATTCTGCCCTTACTCGACAATTTTTATCTGGCGGAAAAAAACCTGCCTGAAGATCTAAAAGAGAATCAGTATGTCCAAGGGCTGCTCCAGATCAAGGCTCAATTCGAGGATCTCCTCAGAAGTCATGAAGTAGAATTAATAGAATCTCTGGGTAAGAAATTTGATCCCCAATTTCATGAAGTAGTTGAGGAAATCCAAGACAAAAGCAAAGAGCCCGGAACGATTGTCGAAGAGACCCAGAAAGGCTACTTAATCCAGGGCCAGCTATTGAGACCGGCTAAAGTAAAAGTCTCAAATAACACCCTAAAAAATGAAAATACCTAA
- a CDS encoding glycosyltransferase family 39 protein — protein MEKKRCCLCLLLAILIIAGFLRFWQLDLIPPGLYPDVAINGNDALNALKTGDFKVFYPENNGREGLFINLIAFSFAIFGPSVWAIKVVAAIIGTLTVLGLYLLTKEIFVNTKYEIQNTKYKFVPLLATFLFAASFWHLNFSRLGFRAIMVPFFLVFSFYFLFKSLNGRKVFPAVLAGIFFGLGFHTYIAFRVAPLLLPLVFIPFYFVYRKEGFQKKYFLLVLAYLAAVFIAALPIGLYFLNNPQDFMGRAAGVSIFAAANPIKESALSLIKHLTMFVFIGDGNWRHNFANSPQLPAVLGIIMYLGIVFILKQLALRVKEKKWQEVAASLLLIGWFFTLLLPGILTAEGTPHALRTIGVLPVAYIFVGFGLFWLKEILKQRRMAFLLILFVALFFGIFFDPLKYFVVWAKNSHVKGAFTENYVEIGKFLNSLPENVSKYVVVNESGTPVPWPSGIPMPAQTPIFFESIVFGNPQATYLLPEELSKIMIDREKTVVVIMKEDQELFGKLEEKFPFGRLKEYGGVWRFEID, from the coding sequence ATGGAAAAGAAACGTTGCTGTTTATGTCTCTTATTGGCAATCCTTATTATCGCCGGCTTTTTGAGATTCTGGCAGCTGGATTTAATTCCTCCCGGGCTTTACCCGGATGTCGCCATTAACGGCAACGACGCCCTGAACGCTTTAAAAACCGGTGATTTCAAAGTCTTTTATCCCGAAAACAATGGCCGGGAAGGCCTTTTTATCAACCTGATTGCCTTTTCTTTTGCCATTTTTGGCCCGAGCGTCTGGGCAATCAAGGTAGTGGCGGCCATTATCGGAACTCTAACCGTCTTGGGCCTTTATCTTTTAACGAAGGAAATTTTCGTCAATACAAAATACGAGATACAAAATACTAAATACAAGTTCGTCCCCCTGCTCGCTACTTTCTTGTTTGCCGCTTCGTTCTGGCATCTGAATTTCAGTCGCCTGGGCTTTAGGGCTATTATGGTTCCCTTTTTCCTGGTCTTCTCTTTTTATTTCCTTTTCAAGAGCTTGAACGGAAGAAAAGTTTTCCCGGCCGTCTTGGCTGGAATCTTTTTCGGCCTTGGTTTTCATACCTACATTGCTTTTAGGGTAGCCCCCCTATTATTGCCATTGGTTTTTATCCCTTTTTATTTTGTTTACCGTAAAGAGGGTTTCCAGAAAAAATACTTTTTACTGGTTCTGGCTTATCTTGCGGCCGTCTTTATCGCCGCTTTGCCCATTGGCCTTTATTTTTTGAACAACCCGCAGGATTTTATGGGTCGGGCCGCCGGGGTCTCGATTTTTGCCGCCGCCAATCCCATAAAAGAGTCGGCTTTGAGCCTGATCAAGCACTTAACGATGTTCGTTTTCATCGGCGATGGCAACTGGCGGCACAATTTCGCCAATTCTCCCCAGCTGCCTGCGGTTTTGGGAATCATCATGTATCTGGGCATAGTTTTCATCCTCAAACAACTGGCTCTAAGGGTAAAAGAGAAAAAATGGCAGGAAGTCGCTGCCTCCCTCCTCTTAATTGGCTGGTTCTTTACCCTTTTGCTTCCAGGGATTCTGACTGCCGAGGGCACCCCTCACGCTTTGAGAACAATCGGGGTTCTACCAGTCGCTTATATTTTTGTCGGCTTTGGTTTATTTTGGCTAAAGGAGATTCTAAAACAAAGGAGAATGGCTTTTCTTCTGATTCTTTTCGTAGCGCTTTTCTTTGGAATCTTTTTTGATCCCCTCAAATACTTTGTCGTCTGGGCGAAAAACTCCCATGTCAAGGGAGCTTTTACGGAAAACTATGTTGAAATCGGGAAGTTTTTGAATTCGCTTCCCGAGAACGTTTCCAAATACGTTGTTGTCAACGAATCAGGCACTCCGGTTCCTTGGCCGAGCGGAATTCCCATGCCTGCCCAGACGCCGATATTTTTTGAAAGCATTGTCTTTGGCAACCCTCAGGCAACTTATCTTTTGCCGGAAGAACTGTCTAAAATAATGATAGATAGAGAAAAGACCGTAGTCGTAATCATGAAGGAAGATCAGGAGTTATTCGGGAAGCTGGAAGAGAAGTTTCCTTTCGGGAGGCTTAAGGAATACGGCGGAGTCTGGAGATTCGAGATTGATTAA
- the rplI gene encoding 50S ribosomal protein L9 — protein sequence MRVVLLENVDKVGKKYEIKDVADGFARNFLIPKKLAKAASEETLKWAEIQKEILEKKAEEGLKKAQGVASSIDGQEVTIQVKIGPEGQLFESITAQKIVEKLKEIGFDVKKGQLDLPEPLKETGEYPIKIKFDHNLESQIQVIISGEDLKEKEEKE from the coding sequence ATGAGAGTCGTCCTCCTAGAAAACGTCGATAAAGTGGGTAAGAAATACGAAATTAAAGACGTGGCCGACGGCTTCGCCCGCAATTTTTTGATACCCAAAAAGCTGGCCAAAGCCGCCAGTGAAGAAACGTTAAAGTGGGCCGAGATTCAAAAAGAGATCCTGGAAAAGAAAGCTGAAGAGGGCCTGAAAAAGGCTCAAGGAGTGGCTTCGTCAATCGACGGCCAGGAAGTAACCATCCAGGTAAAAATCGGCCCCGAAGGCCAGCTTTTCGAATCGATCACCGCCCAGAAAATCGTTGAGAAATTGAAAGAAATTGGTTTTGACGTCAAAAAAGGCCAGCTTGACTTGCCAGAACCCTTGAAAGAAACGGGGGAGTACCCGATCAAAATTAAATTCGACCACAACTTAGAATCTCAGATCCAGGTGATTATCAGCGGGGAAGATCTTAAAGAAAAAGAAGAAAAAGAATAA